Proteins found in one Brevibacillus brevis genomic segment:
- the glpX gene encoding class II fructose-bisphosphatase, translating to MERELALEIVRVTEMAALASSHWMGRGKKNEADGAATSAMRAMFDTINMRGTVVIGEGELDEAPMLYIGEKLGNPEAGGPEVDVAVDPLEGTTIVAKGHNNAMSVIAIGDRGTLLHAPDMYMMKMAVGKRAAGQINLYDPVDKMIEVVAKANNKRVQDVTVIIQERDRHQAIIDAIREKGARVKLFGDGDVGAAIAACLPHTGIDLFLGIGGAPEGVISAAAIKCLGGDMQAQLKPQNDSERERCIKMGLDNPEQLLTLNDLVKGDDAIFAATGVSDGELLQGVRYLGDDMVETHSIVMRAQTKTIRFVRAVHNTEHKPNLLWK from the coding sequence GTGGAACGCGAATTGGCTCTGGAAATTGTGCGGGTAACGGAAATGGCTGCACTTGCCTCTTCTCACTGGATGGGACGCGGGAAAAAGAATGAAGCAGATGGAGCAGCGACCAGCGCCATGCGCGCCATGTTTGACACGATCAACATGAGGGGTACCGTCGTTATTGGCGAAGGTGAACTGGATGAGGCCCCCATGCTCTATATCGGTGAAAAGCTCGGTAACCCGGAAGCAGGCGGGCCTGAGGTAGATGTGGCGGTTGACCCGCTGGAAGGAACGACGATTGTCGCCAAGGGTCACAACAATGCCATGTCTGTTATCGCCATCGGGGACCGTGGAACACTGTTGCATGCACCAGACATGTACATGATGAAAATGGCCGTCGGTAAACGTGCTGCCGGACAAATCAACCTTTACGATCCCGTGGATAAAATGATAGAGGTTGTAGCAAAAGCAAACAACAAGCGCGTGCAAGATGTGACGGTCATTATTCAGGAACGCGACCGCCATCAGGCGATTATTGACGCCATTCGTGAAAAGGGTGCGCGAGTGAAGCTTTTTGGAGATGGCGATGTGGGTGCTGCGATTGCTGCCTGTCTGCCGCATACAGGGATTGACTTGTTCTTGGGTATCGGTGGTGCACCAGAGGGTGTGATCAGTGCCGCAGCGATCAAGTGCCTGGGTGGCGACATGCAAGCCCAGCTCAAGCCGCAAAACGACAGCGAGCGCGAGCGCTGCATCAAAATGGGGCTCGACAATCCAGAGCAGCTCTTGACGCTGAACGATCTGGTAAAAGGCGATGATGCCATTTTTGCAGCAACAGGCGTTTCTGATGGAGAGCTGTTGCAAGGCGTGCGCTACCTCGGTGATGATATGGTGGAAACTCACTCGATCGTCATGCGTGCCCAAACCAAAACCATTCGCTTTGTCCGCGCTGTACACAATACCGAACACAAACCAAATCTTTTATGGAAGTAG
- a CDS encoding phosphatidylglycerophosphatase A — translation MSEHPLNSESCLDFVIELLEKRGVSMNDIAEIVMFLQSKYIPDITLDLCLDSVGSVLKKREVQNALLTGIQLDILAEQKQLLPPLQAIIETDEPLYGIDEVLALAIVNLYGSIGFTNFGYVDKLKHGKLADLNDKRFGVHTFLDDLVGAVAAAASSRIAHRQKQQEECAES, via the coding sequence ATGAGTGAGCATCCACTAAATAGCGAGAGTTGTCTGGATTTCGTTATTGAGCTGTTGGAAAAACGAGGAGTCAGCATGAACGACATTGCTGAAATTGTCATGTTCCTACAGTCAAAATATATCCCGGACATCACCTTGGACTTGTGTCTCGACAGTGTAGGGTCCGTCTTGAAAAAACGTGAGGTCCAAAACGCATTGCTGACCGGGATTCAGCTCGACATCCTCGCCGAACAAAAGCAACTGCTGCCCCCGCTCCAGGCGATTATTGAAACAGACGAGCCGCTATACGGCATAGACGAGGTACTCGCCCTCGCCATCGTCAACCTGTACGGGAGCATCGGATTCACCAACTTCGGTTATGTAGACAAGCTGAAGCACGGCAAACTCGCTGATCTCAACGACAAGCGTTTTGGTGTCCATACTTTTTTGGACGATCTCGTCGGTGCGGTCGCAGCAGCTGCCTCCAGCCGCATTGCCCACCGCCAGAAGCAGCAGGAAGAATGCGCTGAATCATAG
- a CDS encoding 2-hydroxyacid dehydrogenase, translated as MNKQQVFVTRKLNPEVIAMLEKVAEVEQWTKNAPIPRELLLEKIKHVDAVLTMLTERVDEEFLASTKRLRIVANMAVGYDNIDLEACRRHEVIVTNTPDVLTESTADLAFALLMATGRRLTEANRFLLQGEWTSWSPTLMAGQNVYGSTLGIIGMGRIGEAVARRAKGFGMRILYHNRNRKTQAEQETGARYADLAELLQESDYVVLLTPLTEDTRMLMGEKQFSLMKGTAVFINVSRGGTVDESALYQALVDKKIWAAGLDVFAVEPVPMDNPLLQLPNVVALPHIGSATVQTRAEMARLAAANIVEVLSGRGPLTAV; from the coding sequence ATGAACAAGCAACAAGTTTTCGTAACGAGGAAACTCAATCCTGAAGTGATCGCGATGCTTGAAAAAGTAGCCGAGGTCGAGCAATGGACAAAAAATGCGCCGATCCCGCGTGAGTTGTTGCTGGAAAAGATTAAACATGTAGATGCCGTCTTGACCATGCTGACAGAACGAGTGGACGAAGAATTTTTGGCAAGTACAAAACGACTCCGTATCGTGGCAAACATGGCTGTCGGTTACGACAATATTGATTTGGAAGCGTGCAGACGACACGAGGTCATCGTAACCAACACTCCCGATGTGCTGACAGAGTCTACAGCCGATTTGGCTTTCGCTTTACTGATGGCGACAGGCCGCCGATTGACGGAAGCCAACCGATTTTTATTGCAGGGGGAATGGACATCGTGGAGTCCGACCCTCATGGCTGGGCAAAATGTATATGGTTCGACTCTGGGGATTATCGGGATGGGGCGAATTGGAGAAGCTGTGGCGAGACGCGCCAAAGGATTTGGCATGCGAATCTTGTATCACAACCGGAATCGCAAAACGCAGGCTGAGCAAGAGACAGGAGCACGGTATGCCGATTTGGCGGAGCTTCTGCAAGAGTCCGATTATGTCGTTCTGCTTACACCGCTGACAGAGGACACGCGCATGTTGATGGGGGAAAAACAGTTTTCGCTCATGAAAGGAACCGCTGTGTTTATCAATGTTTCTCGCGGTGGGACAGTCGATGAGTCCGCACTGTATCAGGCGTTGGTAGATAAAAAAATATGGGCGGCTGGCCTGGACGTTTTTGCGGTCGAGCCTGTCCCGATGGATAACCCGCTTTTGCAACTGCCGAATGTAGTCGCCTTGCCACATATCGGTAGTGCAACTGTGCAAACAAGGGCGGAGATGGCGAGGCTGGCTGCTGCTAACATCGTAGAGGTGCTAAGTGGAAGGGGACCACTGACTGCGGTATGA
- a CDS encoding TIGR01457 family HAD-type hydrolase: MKQYKGYLLDLDGTIYRGKEAIPGAAAFITHLKTHQIPYLFLTNNSSASAQHVAERLVAMGIEAQARDVYTTSMATATYLQEQAPAGTRVYVIGEAGLRDQLTDAGYVVTEEDPAYVIVGIDRAFTYEKLAIAARAIRAGAAFIATNADAALPTDAGLFPGNGSLVAAVSVASATKPIVIGKPESIIVRYALNQLGTAAADTLIVGDNLYTDIEAGANSGLDSLLVLTGYSTREEADQHHAAPTHIAENLPEWQQRISL, translated from the coding sequence GTGAAACAATATAAAGGCTATTTGCTAGATTTGGATGGGACAATTTATCGGGGAAAAGAAGCGATTCCGGGAGCAGCAGCATTCATCACCCACTTAAAAACTCACCAGATCCCGTATTTGTTCCTGACAAATAATTCTTCTGCCTCTGCACAGCACGTCGCAGAACGGCTGGTAGCAATGGGCATAGAGGCACAGGCTCGGGACGTGTATACCACGAGTATGGCGACCGCTACCTATTTACAAGAGCAGGCACCAGCGGGTACACGCGTCTACGTGATTGGAGAGGCAGGCTTGCGTGATCAGCTGACAGATGCAGGCTATGTGGTGACAGAAGAAGATCCGGCTTATGTCATTGTCGGGATTGATCGTGCTTTCACGTATGAAAAGCTGGCGATCGCCGCACGTGCTATCCGTGCAGGAGCAGCTTTTATCGCTACAAATGCAGATGCAGCCCTGCCGACGGATGCTGGTCTGTTCCCTGGCAATGGTTCACTGGTGGCAGCCGTCTCCGTTGCCTCCGCGACCAAACCAATCGTGATTGGCAAACCAGAGTCCATTATCGTCCGTTACGCTCTGAATCAGCTTGGTACTGCTGCGGCTGACACGCTGATCGTTGGGGACAATTTATATACAGACATTGAGGCAGGTGCCAACAGCGGCTTGGACAGCTTGCTCGTTTTGACAGGCTATTCCACCCGCGAAGAAGCAGACCAGCATCACGCTGCGCCAACCCATATTGCGGAAAATTTGCCGGAATGGCAGCAGCGAATCTCCCTATGA
- a CDS encoding YhcN/YlaJ family sporulation lipoprotein encodes MLPLKKTWLYPAIAGIVLLASGCNNNAAPNYTHPNKTMSYQSAPHVRNFDGMHVRNYDGMRSTNFDGYHHNRNYTTGAGTTSFDGLHVRNYDGIRDGLHVRNGMGLTNNAGYNYGAYPNGTYPHVNNYNAYTSGMRPYNAFTDHKAGMGTTGVYNAPTGTHHSIYQQHGTNRGGAGVMQTGMPRMGYVQTDRQHVRTASVANVYVDREALAKAVGNVTASCPGVQRSTVLVTDKEVFVGLHTQGADAHTAKKQARMNAESVSPRYYKVYVTDNPNDIQEIARVASRSSNVSTARTEDAKSIDTLVKRMGGTSHNAKATTSR; translated from the coding sequence GTGTTACCATTGAAAAAGACATGGTTGTATCCTGCAATTGCAGGTATTGTGCTCTTGGCTTCTGGTTGTAACAACAATGCTGCGCCTAATTACACGCATCCGAACAAGACGATGTCGTACCAGTCTGCTCCGCACGTTCGAAATTTTGATGGAATGCACGTCCGTAACTACGATGGCATGCGCTCGACGAACTTTGACGGGTACCACCATAATCGTAATTACACCACTGGTGCTGGAACCACTAGTTTCGACGGGCTCCACGTCCGCAACTACGACGGCATTCGTGATGGACTTCACGTCCGCAATGGCATGGGACTGACCAACAATGCTGGGTATAACTATGGTGCATATCCAAATGGTACTTACCCGCATGTAAACAACTACAATGCCTACACGAGTGGAATGAGACCGTACAATGCCTTTACGGATCATAAAGCTGGTATGGGTACCACAGGTGTTTACAATGCGCCAACTGGTACACACCATTCTATTTATCAGCAGCATGGTACAAACCGTGGTGGAGCAGGTGTCATGCAAACTGGAATGCCACGCATGGGCTATGTGCAGACGGATCGTCAGCATGTGAGAACTGCCAGTGTCGCCAACGTCTATGTAGACCGTGAAGCATTGGCAAAAGCTGTAGGAAATGTCACTGCCAGCTGCCCTGGCGTACAGCGTTCTACCGTCTTGGTAACGGACAAAGAAGTTTTTGTCGGCTTACACACACAAGGAGCAGATGCGCACACAGCGAAAAAACAGGCAAGAATGAACGCCGAATCGGTGTCACCACGCTATTACAAAGTGTATGTCACCGATAATCCGAATGACATCCAAGAAATCGCTCGTGTAGCAAGTCGCTCCAGCAACGTGAGTACAGCGCGTACAGAAGATGCGAAAAGCATTGACACACTCGTCAAGCGTATGGGTGGAACATCTCATAACGCAAAGGCAACAACCAGTCGCTAA
- a CDS encoding alpha/beta hydrolase, with amino-acid sequence MTTFFVLISGLFVLLLIAAVAVSFHVTWRLTHPVRKPIHMEPKDFGIEQVEPVVFSSRETTISLAGWYVSAEKNGQVSNGSTLVFAHGYSQNRLEPHLPALSLAAKLVQAGFDVLMFDFRNAGESSKALTTIGLREQQDLLGAIDFAAAKKPEHRLGLVGFSMGAATSLMVGGVDERITAIVADSPFYSLREYLTENLPQWTGLPRFPFNWLILTLCPVLLGANPRDVNPYQAVQQARKPILFIHGTGDTTIPMVNSERLYELTQDDDSEIWIVPRAGHVRSYALVPEEYENRVIAFLEKGMGKGK; translated from the coding sequence ATGACCACGTTCTTTGTTTTGATTTCAGGACTCTTCGTGCTTCTCTTGATTGCAGCAGTAGCCGTTTCGTTTCACGTAACCTGGCGCTTGACGCATCCTGTACGAAAACCGATTCACATGGAACCCAAAGACTTTGGAATCGAACAGGTGGAGCCTGTTGTTTTTTCGAGCAGGGAAACGACGATTTCGTTGGCTGGATGGTACGTGTCGGCAGAAAAAAATGGGCAGGTTTCAAATGGAAGTACGCTGGTCTTTGCTCACGGGTACAGTCAAAACAGATTAGAGCCACATCTGCCTGCTTTGTCACTAGCTGCAAAACTGGTTCAGGCCGGCTTTGATGTTTTGATGTTCGACTTTCGCAATGCGGGAGAGTCCAGCAAAGCACTGACTACAATTGGTCTTCGAGAACAGCAAGATCTCCTTGGGGCCATCGATTTTGCAGCAGCGAAGAAGCCGGAGCACAGACTCGGTCTCGTCGGATTTTCTATGGGCGCGGCAACCTCTTTGATGGTTGGTGGAGTGGATGAACGCATCACAGCAATTGTGGCAGATTCACCGTTCTATTCCTTGCGTGAATACTTGACTGAAAACTTGCCGCAGTGGACGGGCCTGCCCCGGTTTCCATTCAACTGGCTCATTCTGACCTTGTGCCCCGTTTTGCTCGGAGCCAATCCGCGAGACGTCAATCCGTATCAGGCAGTCCAGCAAGCGAGAAAACCGATTCTTTTTATACACGGGACAGGCGATACGACGATTCCTATGGTAAACAGCGAACGACTGTATGAGCTGACCCAAGACGACGATTCCGAGATTTGGATCGTACCGCGGGCGGGTCACGTCCGCAGTTATGCGTTAGTTCCTGAAGAGTATGAGAATCGTGTCATTGCCTTTTTGGAAAAAGGAATGGGAAAGGGAAAATGA
- a CDS encoding helix-turn-helix transcriptional regulator, whose amino-acid sequence MTNEGTSTRDQILHMLKVKGSLPVSDMAVELGITEMAVRRHLNTLERDNLIKSTLVRQAMGRPTNVYSLSQEADELFPRNYSHLTLDFLQDIKEIDGLSKIEMLFRRRENRLEENYRSHMQGDLENRVAKLAELQNDKGYMVEWEKDENGDGYRIQEFNCPISQVAREFNQACSCELSLFRRVLKANVEQTTCMAKGGDKCVFHIKEAK is encoded by the coding sequence ATGACAAACGAAGGAACGTCCACTCGTGATCAAATCCTGCACATGCTCAAGGTCAAAGGTTCACTCCCTGTCAGCGACATGGCCGTCGAGCTAGGGATTACTGAAATGGCGGTACGGCGTCATTTGAACACCCTGGAGAGAGATAATTTGATCAAGTCTACGCTTGTTCGCCAAGCGATGGGACGCCCAACGAATGTTTATTCATTGTCGCAGGAAGCAGACGAACTGTTCCCGCGCAATTATTCTCATTTGACATTAGATTTTTTACAGGACATAAAGGAAATCGATGGTTTGTCCAAAATCGAAATGCTATTTAGACGCCGCGAGAATCGCTTGGAGGAGAATTATCGCTCCCACATGCAAGGCGACTTGGAAAACCGTGTAGCCAAGCTTGCCGAGCTGCAAAACGATAAAGGCTACATGGTGGAATGGGAAAAGGACGAAAATGGAGACGGCTATCGGATTCAGGAGTTCAATTGCCCAATCTCGCAAGTAGCCCGTGAATTCAACCAAGCGTGTAGCTGTGAGCTTTCCTTGTTCCGTCGGGTTTTGAAAGCCAATGTCGAGCAAACCACGTGCATGGCAAAAGGCGGAGACAAATGCGTGTTTCACATTAAGGAAGCGAAATAA
- a CDS encoding YutD family protein has protein sequence MDIVYMRKEEASLIRTQAGTYEVMEVNRDGWNLEAFKERYSDILDKYDYIVGDWGYGQLRLRGFYTDANRKVPFEQRIAALDEYLHEFCNFGCPYFVLRKVKANVGNSDDQSGQDEAGFDVIIDIRQDIPREEGGSSPYVERKERRRYHPRQNKQDRQNNAGADRNGAGRNERGEKPKFQKDRPDKNGKDSNSRERRPNQLKPNRERDKVPTGPNAPKRDS, from the coding sequence ATGGACATAGTATACATGCGTAAGGAGGAAGCGAGTTTGATTCGCACGCAAGCCGGTACTTATGAAGTCATGGAAGTAAATCGAGACGGCTGGAACCTTGAAGCGTTCAAGGAGCGCTATAGCGACATCCTCGACAAGTACGATTATATTGTAGGGGACTGGGGCTATGGTCAGCTTCGTCTTCGTGGGTTTTATACTGACGCTAATCGCAAAGTACCGTTCGAGCAGCGGATCGCCGCTTTGGATGAGTACCTGCATGAGTTCTGCAATTTTGGTTGTCCGTACTTCGTTTTGCGCAAGGTAAAAGCAAATGTCGGCAACAGTGACGACCAAAGCGGGCAAGACGAAGCTGGCTTTGATGTCATCATTGATATTCGTCAGGACATTCCTCGTGAAGAGGGTGGCTCTTCGCCTTATGTAGAACGAAAAGAACGCAGACGCTATCACCCGCGTCAAAATAAACAGGATCGCCAGAACAATGCTGGCGCTGATCGCAATGGGGCAGGTAGAAACGAACGCGGGGAGAAGCCAAAGTTCCAAAAGGATCGCCCCGATAAAAACGGTAAGGACTCCAACTCGCGAGAGCGCCGTCCCAATCAATTGAAACCCAATCGTGAACGCGATAAAGTCCCAACAGGACCAAACGCACCGAAGCGCGATTCCTAA
- a CDS encoding DUF4073 domain-containing protein produces MKKMVSSIAASAILLGGILPVVDSAHAKDKFSEKKMTMTFDVISDIQGDLRDFSHVLQDIDEENPKSKALIINGDITPRGYDFEYQAVQDVLDKNPHPENVWYSIGNHEFYVPKWKNPQTLAQSSWPNGTTEEELFDNFYQFSGEDKVYHQKEINGYPFLFLGTEKYMKYHDPKLWDEVYMSDEQLDWLKDNLKRYSKKDKNKPIFVFSHHVLPDSISGSRQSPYTNDYLDVDKLLDILKDYPQVVFFSSHTHWDLNLPDWAGKKKVKGGDKRGFTVVNTAGIETGWMSAGPEGGEKVTPDGGAFKQGLRLQVYGNDVVIQAYDYQHDKVIKKLSIRNGKIEQLPPDVQADDDNNVLVNATQYMEYAVGNQKKWRDFDPENPPTFPGNQVVYVRHKGEMNLEDGTPIMVKFKK; encoded by the coding sequence ATGAAAAAAATGGTATCTAGTATAGCTGCTTCTGCCATTTTGTTGGGTGGAATTCTGCCAGTCGTTGATTCCGCTCATGCAAAAGACAAATTTTCTGAGAAAAAGATGACGATGACATTTGACGTGATCAGTGACATTCAGGGAGACCTCCGAGATTTTAGTCACGTTTTGCAAGACATCGATGAGGAAAATCCAAAGTCCAAAGCGCTAATCATTAACGGTGATATTACTCCTCGCGGTTACGATTTTGAATATCAAGCCGTACAAGATGTGCTCGATAAAAATCCTCATCCTGAAAATGTGTGGTACAGCATCGGTAATCATGAGTTTTATGTGCCGAAGTGGAAGAATCCCCAAACGCTTGCACAAAGTAGCTGGCCAAACGGGACAACGGAAGAAGAGTTGTTCGATAACTTCTACCAATTTAGCGGAGAAGACAAAGTCTATCACCAAAAAGAAATCAACGGATATCCCTTTCTCTTCCTCGGTACAGAAAAATACATGAAATACCACGATCCAAAATTGTGGGATGAAGTATACATGAGCGACGAGCAACTGGATTGGCTGAAAGATAATCTGAAGCGTTATAGCAAGAAGGACAAGAATAAGCCCATTTTTGTATTCTCCCACCATGTGCTCCCAGACAGTATCTCGGGCTCCAGACAAAGTCCATACACGAACGATTACCTGGATGTGGACAAGCTCCTTGACATTTTGAAAGACTATCCGCAAGTTGTTTTCTTCTCAAGCCACACCCATTGGGACCTGAATCTGCCGGACTGGGCAGGCAAAAAGAAAGTCAAAGGCGGAGACAAACGAGGCTTTACTGTCGTAAACACGGCCGGTATTGAAACGGGATGGATGTCAGCAGGTCCAGAAGGCGGCGAAAAAGTCACGCCGGATGGAGGGGCTTTCAAGCAAGGGCTTCGCTTGCAAGTGTACGGTAATGATGTCGTCATCCAAGCGTATGACTACCAACACGACAAAGTCATTAAGAAGCTCAGTATCCGTAATGGAAAAATCGAGCAGTTGCCGCCTGATGTACAGGCGGATGATGATAACAATGTGCTTGTCAACGCAACCCAATACATGGAGTACGCAGTTGGGAACCAAAAAAAATGGCGGGATTTTGATCCCGAAAATCCACCGACATTTCCAGGAAACCAGGTCGTGTATGTCCGTCATAAAGGGGAAATGAACCTGGAAGACGGCACGCCAATCATGGTCAAATTCAAGAAATAA
- a CDS encoding DUF3055 domain-containing protein: MANDLFYLYDEAEDTRTRFVSFTGEATRFDLAITTTNRFYGKAIVINIQNGRSAIIGHDDLEEEGYLEFAFNLNEREAEELKAFLEAAI; the protein is encoded by the coding sequence ATGGCAAACGATTTGTTCTACTTGTACGACGAAGCGGAGGATACTCGAACGCGCTTCGTCAGCTTCACGGGCGAAGCTACTCGTTTTGACCTGGCGATTACAACGACTAACCGTTTTTATGGAAAGGCGATTGTCATCAACATTCAAAATGGACGCTCCGCTATTATTGGACATGATGATCTGGAAGAAGAAGGCTATCTGGAATTCGCGTTCAACTTGAATGAGCGTGAAGCCGAAGAATTGAAAGCATTTTTGGAAGCAGCTATCTAA
- a CDS encoding DUF86 domain-containing protein, which yields MYDVNTKRIDQVLEHMSRMLDLLDKLSERGAKAVLADEVAVAAMERALHLSIEGIVDVGNALIDGFIMRDPGSYSDIVEILRDEQVITDEQALILTRVTDFRKHLVNDYTSVPANEMYSLVEEAAGTIRQFEPQVRAFLKKELF from the coding sequence ATGTACGACGTGAATACAAAACGAATCGACCAAGTATTGGAACATATGTCTCGTATGCTGGATCTGTTGGACAAGCTCAGCGAACGAGGGGCCAAAGCGGTTTTGGCAGATGAAGTAGCTGTTGCAGCGATGGAGCGAGCCCTGCACTTGTCTATCGAAGGAATAGTGGATGTCGGAAATGCACTGATCGATGGATTCATTATGCGAGATCCAGGTAGCTACAGCGACATCGTGGAAATTTTGCGGGATGAGCAAGTCATCACGGATGAACAGGCTTTGATCCTGACGCGTGTGACCGATTTCCGCAAGCATCTGGTCAATGATTATACAAGTGTGCCGGCTAATGAAATGTACAGCCTGGTAGAAGAAGCTGCTGGTACCATTCGTCAGTTTGAGCCACAGGTGAGAGCCTTCTTGAAAAAAGAACTGTTTTAA